From Solibacillus isronensis, the proteins below share one genomic window:
- a CDS encoding aldo/keto reductase: MEYITLNNGVKMPIVGTGTNTYGKQNNDYNGELTNEIPELVSALELGYRSIDAAISYRNEAIVGGILAESTVPREELFITTKVPAREEYVSSKESTRAAIDNSLKNFKTDYLDLLLIHAPIEDKEQLRNTWEVFEEYYEAGKLKAIGVSNFKKNHLDELKEFAKVKPAVNQIQINLKEKNKELLDTLQEEGITPVAWGPMKTEEHQNEVLDEIGKAYGKSGAQVLLKYQIERGVVVIPKSHNRENQAANLDLFDFELTAADVEKIENL; encoded by the coding sequence ATGGAATATATCACGCTTAATAATGGAGTAAAAATGCCGATCGTTGGTACTGGTACAAATACGTATGGTAAACAAAATAATGACTATAACGGTGAATTAACAAATGAAATTCCTGAACTTGTATCAGCACTTGAGCTGGGATATCGCTCAATAGATGCAGCTATTAGTTATCGAAACGAAGCAATTGTCGGGGGAATTTTAGCAGAAAGCACAGTGCCTCGAGAAGAGTTGTTCATTACGACAAAAGTTCCTGCAAGAGAAGAATATGTTTCTTCAAAGGAATCGACAAGAGCAGCAATCGATAATAGTCTAAAAAATTTTAAAACAGACTATTTGGACCTGCTTTTGATTCATGCTCCGATCGAAGACAAAGAGCAGCTAAGAAATACTTGGGAAGTTTTTGAAGAATATTATGAGGCGGGCAAACTTAAAGCAATCGGCGTTTCGAACTTTAAGAAAAATCATCTGGATGAATTGAAAGAATTCGCGAAAGTGAAGCCGGCCGTTAATCAAATTCAAATTAATTTAAAAGAAAAGAACAAAGAACTTCTTGATACATTACAAGAAGAGGGAATTACACCTGTAGCGTGGGGTCCGATGAAAACGGAAGAACATCAAAATGAAGTGTTGGATGAGATCGGTAAAGCGTATGGGAAATCTGGTGCTCAAGTATTATTGAAATACCAAATCGAGCGCGGTGTGGTCGTCATCCCGAAATCACACAACCGTGAAAACCAAGCAGCTAATCTGGACCTTTTCGATTTCGAACTGACTGCGGCGGATGTAGAAAAAATTGAAAACCTATAG
- a CDS encoding ATPase, translating into MKSWQIILTGLLPYVMAVIAFIAFSLPYVNQMITFGTAAAFTFYVLPIYFFVVIPWYYVLYFMRKNYSKRALYLTSFIFCFLQPIVFGYFMKAPVGSAYFLFFVSPPFIVGIMVSTLCINWFYKEDLKQTTNGRGEPIGIDD; encoded by the coding sequence ATGAAGAGTTGGCAAATCATTTTAACGGGTCTTTTACCTTATGTCATGGCGGTCATTGCCTTTATCGCATTTTCATTGCCTTATGTGAATCAAATGATTACATTCGGAACTGCCGCGGCCTTTACTTTTTATGTTTTACCGATTTATTTTTTTGTCGTGATTCCCTGGTATTATGTGCTGTACTTCATGCGTAAAAATTACAGCAAACGGGCACTTTACTTAACAAGCTTTATTTTTTGTTTTCTGCAGCCAATCGTATTCGGATACTTTATGAAAGCACCGGTCGGCAGCGCGTATTTTTTATTTTTTGTATCACCACCGTTTATAGTTGGCATAATGGTTAGTACATTGTGTATTAACTGGTTTTATAAAGAAGATTTGAAGCAGACGACAAATGGAAGGGGAGAGCCGATTGGAATTGACGATTGA
- a CDS encoding dehydrogenase, translating into MKKWLSYMLVVGMILLLAACNTKENETSTDSTEPVQEENNENKVEYELLFHLDSIPPEVGTSISIVQDEKLYTTWADIFGFEPVPSVDFETEEVLFVTGYSDGCGREIEKIEKDEDLLVITLNYPEDIRSEKDIVCTEIALDNTYVVKMKKTNTSKGKLIDINRTTYEEDSTVQEKLQ; encoded by the coding sequence ATGAAGAAATGGTTAAGTTATATGTTGGTCGTGGGAATGATCTTGCTCCTTGCAGCATGTAATACGAAAGAAAACGAAACATCAACCGATTCAACTGAACCTGTGCAGGAAGAAAATAATGAAAATAAAGTAGAATATGAATTACTGTTTCATTTAGATTCGATACCTCCTGAGGTCGGTACGAGTATTTCAATCGTGCAGGATGAAAAGCTTTATACTACTTGGGCCGATATTTTTGGTTTTGAGCCGGTTCCATCTGTCGATTTTGAAACAGAGGAAGTGCTGTTTGTCACAGGATATTCGGATGGCTGTGGAAGAGAAATTGAGAAAATCGAAAAAGATGAGGATCTTTTAGTCATTACCTTAAACTATCCGGAAGATATTCGCAGCGAGAAAGACATCGTCTGCACAGAAATTGCATTGGACAATACGTATGTTGTCAAAATGAAAAAGACTAACACCTCAAAAGGAAAGCTGATTGATATCAATCGAACAACATATGAAGAAGATTCAACGGTTCAGGAAAAATTGCAGTAA
- a CDS encoding VOC family protein: MSKGLIHHIELYVSDLKSSINFWGWFLEELGYESFQSWESGHSWKIGETYIVFVQAEERYMDVPYHRCRVGLNHLAFHASSRQQVDDMTRMLERKGVKILYTDKHPYAGGEDYYAVFFEDPDRIKVELVAP; encoded by the coding sequence TTGTCAAAAGGGCTTATACATCATATTGAACTATATGTTTCTGATTTAAAAAGTTCCATCAACTTTTGGGGTTGGTTTTTAGAAGAATTGGGATATGAATCTTTTCAATCGTGGGAAAGCGGACATAGTTGGAAAATCGGAGAGACCTATATCGTTTTTGTGCAAGCAGAAGAACGGTATATGGATGTACCTTATCATAGATGTAGAGTTGGTCTAAACCATTTGGCCTTCCATGCAAGCTCCCGTCAACAAGTAGATGATATGACAAGAATGTTAGAAAGGAAGGGTGTTAAGATCCTTTATACTGATAAACATCCCTATGCGGGAGGGGAAGATTATTACGCGGTATTTTTTGAAGATCCAGATAGAATTAAGGTTGAGTTGGTAGCACCATGA
- a CDS encoding DUF771 domain-containing protein, producing MELTIEWQYITKSKQEITWRSEAIPAAHAYTLVLDMENTGRTKNIVMTDEHDSTWTLKELKKYLKSLETEPTEVELYFDGGFNREEKLAGLGIVVYYKQNGKNYRLRTNQLAEYLTSNNEAEYAALNLAVEQLEEMGVHHQKIKIYGDSQVVINEMNGEWAVTDSVLTTWADKIDAKLKKLGIRPEYQYIDRKLNGEADQLANQALQDVEIYADIDIRKSKKR from the coding sequence TTGGAATTGACGATTGAATGGCAATACATTACTAAGTCTAAGCAGGAAATCACATGGCGAAGTGAGGCAATTCCTGCAGCGCATGCCTACACGCTCGTGCTGGATATGGAAAATACGGGTCGCACAAAAAATATTGTGATGACAGATGAACATGACAGTACATGGACATTAAAAGAGCTGAAAAAATATTTGAAATCTCTTGAAACAGAACCTACCGAAGTGGAATTGTATTTCGATGGCGGATTTAATAGAGAAGAAAAGCTGGCCGGTTTAGGGATTGTCGTCTATTATAAACAGAATGGGAAAAACTATCGCTTGCGGACGAATCAGCTGGCGGAGTATTTAACATCAAACAATGAAGCGGAATATGCGGCATTGAATCTTGCGGTCGAACAGCTTGAGGAAATGGGTGTCCATCATCAAAAAATAAAGATTTACGGCGATTCGCAAGTCGTCATTAATGAAATGAACGGCGAATGGGCAGTAACTGATAGCGTTCTGACAACGTGGGCGGATAAAATCGATGCGAAGCTCAAGAAGCTTGGCATTCGACCGGAATATCAATATATTGACCGCAAACTAAACGGAGAAGCGGATCAGCTTGCTAATCAGGCACTTCAGGATGTCGAAATATACGCGGATATAGATATACGAAAAAGTAAGAAAAGATAG
- the aspA gene encoding aspartate ammonia-lyase: protein MSTRIEKDFLGTLEIPKDVYYGVQTTRALENFPITKMTMHPELIRAFAIVKKSSALANAAIGKLDPVIANAIAQASDDIISGLLHDQFVVDPIQGGAGTSMNMNANEVIANRALEILGEEKGTYSIISPNSHVNMAQSTNDAFPSAIHIATVSTLNNLITAMEMMRDSFIRKSVEFDSIVKMGRTHLQDAVPVRLGQEFGAYAAVVSRDINRIKKAQQTMLQINIGATAIGTGLNADPEYMKLAVENIAVYSGFPFIKVDNLIDGTQNTDTYAEVSSMLKIAMMNMSKICNDLRLMASGPKAGFAEIRLPERQPGSSIMPGKVNPVMPEVINQIAFQVIGNDVTISLASEAGQFELNVMEPVLVFNLLQSIEIMTNGFTVFTKYCLDHIEANEARLHDFVERSIGVITALAPHLGYERSSQIAREALHSGKSVRELCLMYNYFTLEQLDIILNPFELTQPGIAGERAFEKQQ, encoded by the coding sequence ATGAGTACACGTATTGAAAAAGACTTTTTAGGCACATTAGAAATTCCAAAGGACGTTTATTACGGCGTTCAAACAACTCGTGCATTAGAAAATTTCCCGATTACTAAAATGACAATGCACCCTGAATTAATTCGTGCATTTGCCATCGTAAAGAAAAGTTCGGCACTTGCAAATGCCGCTATCGGCAAATTGGATCCAGTAATTGCCAATGCAATTGCACAAGCATCAGATGACATTATTTCAGGACTATTACATGACCAGTTCGTTGTAGATCCAATTCAGGGCGGAGCAGGCACTTCAATGAACATGAATGCCAATGAAGTAATTGCAAACCGCGCACTGGAAATTTTAGGGGAAGAAAAAGGTACTTATTCAATCATTAGTCCTAACAGCCATGTCAATATGGCGCAGTCAACAAATGATGCATTCCCATCGGCTATTCATATTGCAACAGTTTCTACGTTAAATAATTTAATTACGGCGATGGAAATGATGCGTGATAGCTTTATCAGAAAATCAGTAGAATTCGATTCAATCGTTAAAATGGGTCGTACACATTTACAGGATGCTGTACCTGTTCGTTTAGGCCAGGAATTCGGTGCCTACGCTGCCGTTGTTTCTCGTGATATTAACCGAATCAAAAAAGCGCAGCAAACAATGCTGCAAATCAATATCGGTGCAACTGCGATCGGTACAGGCCTGAATGCAGACCCTGAATATATGAAATTGGCAGTAGAAAACATCGCGGTTTACAGTGGCTTCCCATTCATAAAAGTGGACAATTTAATCGACGGTACACAAAATACCGATACGTATGCGGAAGTTTCATCAATGTTAAAAATCGCCATGATGAATATGTCTAAAATCTGTAATGACTTACGCTTAATGGCATCAGGTCCAAAAGCAGGTTTTGCAGAAATTCGCTTACCGGAACGCCAACCAGGTTCTTCAATTATGCCAGGTAAAGTAAATCCGGTTATGCCGGAAGTCATTAACCAAATTGCTTTCCAAGTTATCGGTAACGATGTAACAATCTCGCTTGCTTCAGAGGCAGGACAATTTGAGCTGAATGTAATGGAACCAGTTTTAGTATTTAATCTGCTTCAGTCGATTGAAATTATGACAAACGGCTTCACAGTATTTACAAAATACTGCCTGGATCATATCGAAGCAAATGAAGCGCGCCTGCATGATTTTGTTGAACGTTCAATCGGTGTAATTACAGCACTGGCCCCACATTTAGGCTATGAACGTTCAAGTCAAATTGCACGTGAAGCTCTGCATAGCGGCAAATCTGTACGCGAACTTTGCTTAATGTACAACTATTTCACGCTTGAGCAGCTGGATATTATTTTAAATCCATTCGAATTAACGCAACCAGGTATTGCTGGTGAACGAGCATTTGAAAAACAACAATAA
- the pgeF gene encoding peptidoglycan editing factor PgeF — protein MKIKFYENNEKHVLGITLKDSAFAEDNNMALHVCKNEAAIIKNRQQLASLLQTDLSKFVCANQTHSANFFRVEKSEIGKGATDNATAVPDTDALYTYEPNVVISSFTADCVPVLFYNEKTNVIGAVHSGWQGTIKEITLKLLQYLQQQENCDLRDLKVMIGPAISQEKFEVDADVQEKFKALGYADEFMYWNEETGKFHIDNQLTVKKQCMLAGVPDENITIDRMCTFMYDDGFSHRQDRSTGRHLSFIMRKE, from the coding sequence ATGAAGATAAAATTTTATGAAAATAATGAAAAACATGTACTGGGCATTACATTGAAGGATTCAGCCTTTGCCGAGGACAATAATATGGCACTCCATGTTTGCAAAAACGAAGCTGCTATTATCAAAAACCGCCAACAGCTTGCCTCACTGCTGCAAACGGATTTATCTAAGTTTGTATGTGCCAATCAAACACATAGTGCAAACTTCTTCCGTGTGGAAAAATCTGAAATCGGTAAAGGAGCAACCGACAACGCAACTGCAGTTCCCGATACCGACGCACTGTATACGTATGAACCGAACGTCGTGATCTCAAGCTTTACCGCAGATTGTGTACCGGTCTTATTTTATAATGAAAAAACAAATGTCATCGGGGCTGTTCATTCCGGGTGGCAAGGGACGATTAAAGAAATTACATTGAAGTTACTGCAGTATTTACAACAACAAGAAAATTGCGATTTACGTGATTTGAAAGTAATGATCGGCCCTGCAATCAGTCAGGAAAAATTTGAAGTAGATGCCGATGTACAGGAAAAATTCAAAGCACTCGGCTATGCGGACGAATTTATGTACTGGAATGAAGAAACGGGCAAATTTCATATCGACAACCAGTTAACAGTGAAAAAGCAGTGCATGCTTGCAGGTGTGCCTGATGAAAATATTACGATTGACCGTATGTGCACATTTATGTACGATGATGGATTCTCCCACCGCCAAGACCGCTCAACAGGCAGACATTTGAGCTTTATTATGCGGAAGGAATAG
- a CDS encoding DNA primase produces MIRSVGTGSSSLNNQTRPRNLQQQTTAFPKIGEEQGVAREQKKLRTDEAERGPIMVGVKPKAQLKSIFDEPNGVVKLNADGDKLEVSKRAISLAKEVLYT; encoded by the coding sequence ATGATTCGTTCTGTTGGTACAGGGAGTTCAAGTTTAAATAATCAGACACGTCCCCGAAATTTACAGCAACAAACTACAGCCTTCCCGAAAATCGGAGAAGAACAAGGAGTCGCACGAGAGCAGAAAAAGCTGCGAACGGATGAGGCCGAAAGAGGACCAATAATGGTTGGGGTCAAACCGAAAGCACAGCTGAAATCCATTTTTGATGAACCAAATGGTGTCGTGAAGCTTAATGCTGACGGCGACAAATTGGAAGTCAGCAAGCGTGCGATTTCACTTGCAAAAGAAGTGCTCTATACTTAA